In Halogeometricum sp. S1BR25-6, a single genomic region encodes these proteins:
- a CDS encoding CBS domain-containing protein, whose translation MNVADAMTPREDVVTVELPGTRDDVLEYLQERGFSSVPVVKQTDDGEAFRGLVTREDLIEHPDEDQLAVLMHEVPTATADTSVEEVARLMVEEGSRRIPVVDGRLEGIITVTDVIRSIARGEVELDANAADVASRDVNTTYEGSPLTVAEREIFYANVPYAVALDDDGTMSGILTEVDIIDVARVVEGEEETGESMASQDNEWMWEGIKAVGSRYIPTRNVEIPTEPVSSFMSTEMVTVSKRTSAIEAAQAMITEDIEQIPLVSGDQLVGIVRDVDLLEAL comes from the coding sequence ATGAACGTAGCCGACGCGATGACGCCGCGAGAGGACGTGGTGACCGTGGAACTCCCCGGCACCCGCGACGACGTGCTGGAGTACCTCCAAGAGCGCGGCTTCTCCTCCGTGCCGGTCGTCAAACAGACCGACGACGGAGAGGCGTTTCGCGGCCTCGTCACCCGCGAGGACCTCATCGAACACCCCGACGAGGACCAACTCGCCGTCCTGATGCACGAGGTGCCGACGGCGACGGCCGACACCAGCGTCGAAGAGGTTGCCCGCCTCATGGTCGAGGAGGGTTCTCGCCGCATCCCCGTCGTCGACGGCAGACTGGAGGGCATCATCACTGTCACGGACGTGATTCGCTCCATCGCTCGCGGCGAAGTCGAACTCGACGCCAACGCCGCCGACGTCGCCTCCCGCGACGTGAACACGACGTACGAGGGGTCGCCGCTGACCGTCGCCGAGCGCGAGATATTCTACGCGAACGTCCCCTACGCCGTCGCACTCGACGACGACGGCACCATGTCCGGTATCCTCACCGAAGTCGACATCATCGACGTCGCCCGCGTCGTCGAGGGCGAAGAGGAGACGGGCGAGTCGATGGCGAGTCAGGACAACGAGTGGATGTGGGAGGGCATCAAGGCCGTCGGCAGTCGCTACATCCCCACCCGGAACGTCGAGATTCCGACCGAACCCGTCTCGTCGTTCATGAGCACCGAGATGGTGACCGTCTCCAAGCGCACCTCCGCAATCGAGGCGGCCCAGGCGATGATAACCGAGGACATCGAGCAGATACCGCTCGTCAGCGGCGACCAACTCGTCGGCATCGTCCGCGACGTGGACCTCTTGGAGGCGCTGTAA
- a CDS encoding PPC domain-containing DNA-binding protein: MNYRAVESSREFLVSLDHGADWREEIEEFAELEDVESAWFNAMGAVQDAEVWFYDQTEQEYRSVTFDEPLEVAACVGNVALLDGDPFAHTHAVLSRRSGQSLAGHLNAATVFAGEVYIRAFDEPLEREHDDVTDLDLWL, encoded by the coding sequence ATGAACTATCGGGCAGTCGAGTCCAGTCGCGAGTTCCTCGTCTCGCTGGACCACGGGGCGGACTGGCGCGAGGAGATCGAGGAGTTCGCCGAACTGGAGGACGTCGAGTCGGCGTGGTTCAACGCCATGGGGGCGGTGCAGGACGCGGAGGTGTGGTTCTACGACCAGACCGAACAGGAGTACCGGTCGGTGACGTTCGACGAACCGCTCGAAGTCGCTGCCTGCGTCGGCAACGTCGCTCTCCTGGACGGCGACCCGTTCGCCCACACGCACGCCGTCCTCTCCCGCCGGAGCGGACAGTCGCTCGCGGGTCACCTCAACGCCGCCACCGTCTTCGCCGGCGAGGTGTACATCCGCGCGTTCGACGAACCCCTCGAACGCGAACACGACGACGTGACCGACCTCGATCTCTGGTTGTAA
- a CDS encoding DUF7556 family protein, which translates to MTPNATAASDASRAEVMASVDSTPSRSEFIIADVSCDDAWLSMCETEAPSLRDWA; encoded by the coding sequence ATGACGCCGAATGCGACGGCTGCGTCCGACGCGTCGCGCGCCGAGGTGATGGCCTCGGTGGACTCCACCCCCTCCCGTTCGGAGTTCATTATCGCGGACGTCTCCTGCGACGACGCGTGGCTCTCGATGTGCGAGACCGAGGCGCCGTCGCTTCGAGACTGGGCCTGA